One genomic segment of Danio rerio strain Tuebingen ecotype United States chromosome 11, GRCz12tu, whole genome shotgun sequence includes these proteins:
- the vegfd gene encoding vascular endothelial growth factor D isoform X1, producing the protein MKKQKCAGLHMLLLLYVRLMLAVDAYRPQRDTNQEKWEQELREAGSLDELLMLTEYPDWKLWRCRLKLKHFDDVTPPENRRSTRYAAASFSPEMLKDIDDEWQKTQCMPRETCVDVAKELGTNTAVFFKPPCVSVFRCGGCCNKEGVTCRNTSMTYVNKTILSVSLAPYISGPEPVLVKIANHTECKCQEHSLIRRHARERHRKNSCSPTRKPEDKRLCNKGLIWDWMAERCVTYPSSKQEPPSAITEEDCEMDVERCECIPKEWTHRLHYT; encoded by the exons ATGAAGAAACAGAAATGTGCTGGACTTCACATGTTGCTTCTCCTGTATGTCAGACTGATGCTGGCCGTGGATGCCTACAGACCGCAGAGA GACACAAATCAGGAAAAGTGGGAGCAGGAACTGAGGGAAGCCGGGAGTCTGGATGAGCTTCTGATGTTGACCGAATACCCGGACTGGAAGTTGTGGAGATGCAGACTCAAGCTGAAGCACTTCGATGACGTTACCCCACCTGAGAACCGCAGGTCAACTCGATATGCAGCCGCATCGTTCAGCCCAGAGATGCTTAAAG ATATTGATGACGAATGGCAGAAAACACAGTGTATGCCGAGAGAGACATGTGTTGATGTGGCTAAAGAACTGGGAACCAATACAGCTGTGTTTTTTAAGCCCCCATGCGTCTCTGTCTTCAGGTGTGGCGGCTGCTGCAACAAAGAGGGAGTTACCTGCCGTAATACAAGCATGACTTATGTCAATAAAACT ATTTTGAGTGTGAGTCTGGCTCCATATATATCTGGACCAGAGCCTGTGCTGGTGAAAATAGCCAATCACACTGAGTGTAAGTGCCAAGAACACTCGCTGATTCGCAGACACGCTCGTGAGAGGCACAGGAAAAACAG TTGCTCTCCTACACGTAAGCCAGAAGACAAGAGGCTATGCAACAAAGGTTTAATATGGGACTGGATGGCAGAGCGATGTGTGACATATCCCTCCAGTAAACAAG aaccGCCGTCTGCTATCACTGAAGAGGACTGTGAGATGGATGTAGAGCGATGTGAATGTATTCCAAAAGAATGGACACACAGACTACACTATACGTGA